CCTTGAATAATCTTACAATTTCTCTTATCGAGAAAAGAGGAATGATGAAGGAACCAGAAATAGAAGTCTCCATTTTAATTTCGCTCATAGCCAATCTGTGAGAATTTGTTGCTGTGCACTGGATTTTGTTATCCAGGAACGATATCAAAACCCCATTTAGAACCTGGCGAGTATCTTTTATAGAAGCCGCAAATGCGGTCTTTCTGACAATCTCCCGCAAGTGGATAGCCGGAATCTGTAGACTATTACTATTTTTCATTTCGGGCAATTGAGGAAATTGCTCATTATTGAAGCCACTCAGTTGAATCCTGAGTTCTTCAGTCATTAAAACAAGTTGTTTATTATTTGAGCTCGTTTGAACGGTAATTTCCCCTGGTATTTTTTTTATCATTTCCGCCAGATATCTTGCAGGTGCTACAAAACTGCCGTGTTCAATCATGATAAGGTTTCCGGCAGGACCAATTTTTAACTCCTCTTTGAGAAACAGGTCATGATTGCAGACAATCAGCGTTAATCCTTCAGAATGGGCTAAAATTTTTATACTGCTCAAAATTTGCTGAACAGGCTTAGTCAAAACAACCCTTGATAAATTAGATAGCGCCTCATAAAAATAAGTACTATTTATAATGAATTTCATGAATCCTTCCTTTCCAGGTTTTTCATATATATTAATTCGACATTTTATTGGAAAATCCTTGTAAAAACCAAAAAAGTGACCCTATAAAGAAGAGTCACTCATTGTTCATTTTGTTTCATATTTTTAATTATTACCTGAATAACATGGCCTGTACCCGTGTGCAATTCCCCTTCAACTCTTTCCTGTTCTCCATAAAAGAAATGCAAATTCTTGTGGCCTTTAATCCACTCAAGAACATCAGATGGGTCGTAAAGCATTTCTACCGTTTTGGGTCCTCCTGTGCCATAATGAACCTGGTCTTCTGAATATACTTCGAGTAAAATGATGCCTCCTGGCTTCACAGTAGAAACGAGTTTTCCAAAGATATTCTTCTGATCATTTTTACGAAAATGACCGAAAACCATAATCGCTGCATCGAATTCCTCAACCGGTACCGAGTCATGTATTAAATCTTTAAGTACTGTGCTGACTTTTACATCATAACGCTCAGCCAGGGCCTCCGTTTTGTTCAGGCCATTTTCTGCATAGTCATAAGCCGTCACTTCATGCCCCTGCCTTGCAAGGTAAACTGCATTCCGTCCTTCTCCTTCAGCAAAGGCTGCGATTTTACTTCCCTTTTCCAATCTGTATGACTGTTCTTTTACAAACTGATTTGGCTCTTCACCATACACATAATGTTCCGA
The nucleotide sequence above comes from Mesobacillus jeotgali. Encoded proteins:
- the dnaN gene encoding DNA polymerase III subunit beta — its product is MKFIINSTYFYEALSNLSRVVLTKPVQQILSSIKILAHSEGLTLIVCNHDLFLKEELKIGPAGNLIMIEHGSFVAPARYLAEMIKKIPGEITVQTSSNNKQLVLMTEELRIQLSGFNNEQFPQLPEMKNSNSLQIPAIHLREIVRKTAFAASIKDTRQVLNGVLISFLDNKIQCTATNSHRLAMSEIKMETSISGSFIIPLFSIREIVRLFKESETVSIHVSDNYLVFESEYVSLYTRLIEGNYPNLSNIIPSESKTTITVFTRQLLEAIDRASLFTREERHSNVKLELTIRGELRVASYSSNLGNTEETLKIINLTGCPEVLVTLNSNFLIEALKSISGEEITMSFSGSMKPVIIKPNSNERHFHLISPVRG
- a CDS encoding class I SAM-dependent methyltransferase yields the protein MDNSWHARFGSEHYVYGEEPNQFVKEQSYRLEKGSKIAAFAEGEGRNAVYLARQGHEVTAYDYAENGLNKTEALAERYDVKVSTVLKDLIHDSVPVEEFDAAIMVFGHFRKNDQKNIFGKLVSTVKPGGIILLEVYSEDQVHYGTGGPKTVEMLYDPSDVLEWIKGHKNLHFFYGEQERVEGELHTGTGHVIQVIIKNMKQNEQ